The following proteins are co-located in the Siansivirga zeaxanthinifaciens CC-SAMT-1 genome:
- a CDS encoding sulfatase family protein: MVETKKDSENSLEELLPQKPNILWLVTEDMGAYIPPFGDLTVQTPNLSRLANEGVIYPNVYSTSGVCAPSRAAIATGMYPTSIGANHMRVNSYTEVTGLPAYEAVPPSDVKMISELLRTNGYYCTNNYKEDYQFKAPETAWDESSPYAHWRNRKDNQPFYAVFNFTNTHESGLFEPYGFRHIENRHYKAGDTIYKWKSGNMTEAETPVHLPKDTKFKIPPYLPDNDVVRRDMWKLYNNIAEMDKQVGAVLKQLENDGLLENTIIFFYGDHGGPLPRGKRLIYDSGLNTPMIIRFPKKMNAGTKDNQLISFVDFAPTLLSLTGKEPLPYMQGQAFLGKYKSKNERQYIHAAADRFDEVTDVIRAVRDKQFKYIRNYKPEQGYYLPLSYREQIPTMKELLRLRDEGKLNDIQKQWFRDTKPAEELFDCLADPHELNNLADNPIYSQKLLELSTEMDRWLQDINDAPNLPERELIKQLWNGNENQPVTTTPKIQYAQDTLIITCETEGASIGYKIKNSDGTYPKTWSIYKQPLSLSETSEILVKAHRIGFKSSKTEEILLKNYKR; this comes from the coding sequence TTGGTTGAAACAAAGAAAGACAGTGAAAATTCGTTAGAAGAACTACTACCTCAAAAACCAAATATTTTATGGTTAGTAACCGAAGATATGGGCGCCTATATTCCGCCTTTTGGCGATTTAACAGTTCAAACACCAAATTTAAGCCGTTTGGCGAATGAAGGGGTTATTTATCCAAATGTATATTCAACCTCGGGGGTTTGTGCACCAAGTAGAGCTGCTATTGCAACGGGTATGTATCCAACAAGTATTGGAGCTAATCATATGCGCGTTAATTCTTATACCGAAGTAACAGGCTTACCGGCTTATGAAGCAGTTCCTCCGTCTGATGTAAAAATGATAAGCGAATTACTTCGAACCAATGGTTATTATTGCACCAATAACTACAAAGAAGATTATCAATTTAAGGCACCCGAAACCGCTTGGGATGAAAGTAGTCCCTATGCTCATTGGAGAAATAGAAAGGATAACCAACCATTCTATGCTGTTTTCAATTTTACAAACACCCACGAATCTGGATTATTTGAACCCTATGGTTTTAGGCATATTGAAAACAGACATTATAAAGCAGGTGATACTATTTACAAATGGAAATCGGGAAATATGACCGAGGCCGAAACGCCTGTACATTTACCAAAAGATACCAAGTTTAAAATTCCGCCCTATTTACCAGATAATGATGTGGTAAGAAGAGATATGTGGAAGCTATATAATAATATTGCTGAAATGGATAAACAAGTAGGAGCGGTTCTAAAACAACTAGAAAACGATGGTTTATTAGAAAATACCATCATTTTCTTTTATGGCGATCATGGTGGACCACTTCCAAGAGGTAAACGTTTAATTTACGACTCGGGATTAAATACACCCATGATTATTCGGTTTCCAAAAAAAATGAATGCAGGAACTAAAGACAACCAGTTAATTAGTTTTGTAGATTTTGCTCCTACCTTACTTTCATTAACGGGTAAAGAACCGCTACCATACATGCAAGGTCAGGCCTTTTTGGGTAAATATAAATCTAAAAACGAACGGCAGTACATTCACGCTGCTGCCGACCGATTCGACGAAGTAACCGATGTTATTAGAGCAGTTCGTGACAAGCAGTTTAAGTATATTAGAAATTACAAACCAGAACAAGGCTATTACCTGCCACTTAGCTATCGAGAGCAGATTCCTACCATGAAGGAATTGTTACGTTTACGTGACGAAGGAAAATTAAATGATATTCAAAAGCAATGGTTTAGAGATACCAAACCCGCAGAAGAATTATTTGATTGTCTTGCAGATCCACACGAGCTTAATAATCTAGCCGATAATCCGATATATAGCCAAAAATTACTAGAATTAAGTACAGAAATGGATAGGTGGTTACAAGATATTAATGATGCACCAAACTTACCAGAAAGAGAACTTATTAAACAACTATGGAATGGTAATGAAAACCAACCCGTAACAACAACTCCTAAAATTCAATATGCACAAGATACGTTAATCATAACGTGTGAAACCGAAGGGGCATCTATTGGATATAAAATTAAGAACAGCGATGGTACCTATCCAAAAACCTGGAGTATTTATAAACAGCCTTTATCGCTCTCTGAAACATCAGAAATACTTGTTAAGGCACATCGTATTGGCTTTAAATCTAGTAAAACAGAAGAAATTTTATTAAAGAATTATAAGCGATAA